One part of the Herbiconiux aconitum genome encodes these proteins:
- a CDS encoding bifunctional riboflavin kinase/FAD synthetase: MKTYRGLADAPLGLGPSAVTIGKFDGVHAGHRAVISELLSVAESRDLTSIVITFDRHPLAQLDPQARPDALVSTEQKLELLAETGVDVTILLRFDAALAAMPPREFVSRVLHDICGTRVAMVGQDFRFGARGEGTIETLRTLGTEFGFDVDLIPEVKPGEARKVSSTWIRELLATGDVQRAGELLGRTPSVRGVVVHGAARGRELGYPTANLSPESEGLIPADGVYAGWLTDLSNEGRRYPAAISVGSNPTFAGVPPKQVEAYVLDEELDLYDHVVDVSFVSRIRGQVRFTGIEPLIAQMSDDVAGVRALLSDAP; the protein is encoded by the coding sequence GTGAAGACCTACCGCGGCCTCGCCGACGCCCCACTCGGTCTCGGCCCGTCGGCCGTCACCATCGGCAAGTTCGACGGCGTGCACGCCGGCCACCGGGCGGTGATCTCCGAGCTCCTCTCGGTGGCGGAGTCTCGCGATCTCACGTCGATCGTCATCACCTTCGACCGGCATCCGCTGGCCCAGCTCGATCCGCAGGCCCGGCCGGATGCGCTGGTGAGCACCGAGCAGAAGCTCGAGCTGCTCGCCGAGACCGGCGTCGATGTCACCATCCTGCTGCGCTTCGATGCGGCGCTGGCCGCGATGCCGCCGCGCGAGTTCGTGTCGCGCGTGCTGCACGACATCTGCGGCACCCGCGTGGCGATGGTGGGCCAGGACTTCCGCTTCGGCGCCCGCGGTGAGGGAACCATCGAGACCTTGCGCACGCTCGGCACCGAGTTCGGCTTCGACGTCGATCTCATTCCCGAGGTGAAGCCGGGGGAGGCCCGTAAGGTGTCGTCGACCTGGATCCGCGAGTTGCTCGCCACAGGCGACGTGCAGCGGGCGGGTGAACTTCTCGGGCGCACTCCGTCGGTGCGCGGCGTGGTGGTGCACGGAGCCGCGCGCGGGCGCGAGCTCGGCTACCCGACCGCGAACCTCTCGCCGGAGTCGGAGGGGTTGATCCCGGCCGACGGGGTCTACGCCGGCTGGCTCACCGACCTCAGCAACGAGGGGCGGCGCTATCCGGCCGCCATCTCCGTCGGCAGCAACCCGACCTTCGCGGGCGTTCCGCCGAAGCAGGTCGAGGCCTACGTGCTCGACGAAGAACTGGATCTCTACGATCACGTGGTGGACGTGTCGTTCGTCTCCCGCATTCGAGGCCAGGTGCGCTTCACCGGCATCGAGCCGCTGATCGCGCAGATGAGCGACGACGTGGCGGGCGTTCGGGCCCTGTTGAGTGACGCCCCCTAG
- a CDS encoding MFS transporter codes for MTPPRGGGRDGGAAADLGGTVRPLWRGRVLALLAIVFVALNLRTAVAALSPIFEEISADIPLTSVGIGLLGMLPPICFAVVGLFAPALHRRFGLERVVIGALTAILLGQLARGASGSYLVLALASTLTFAGMGVANVLLPPLVKRYFPDRIGLLTSLYATALAIGASAPALVAVQVSDSAGWRIAVGMWSVLAVLALLPLVLLSVREGRARRAGSDGPAAADAPDAATFGRVWRSPIAWSLMLVFAVTALNSYALFAWLPEILLDVSSVSQEQSGALLSLFAVMGLPAALLVPILAVRMRNVFPLVGAGVVFYIVGYGGLLLVPDTGTWVWVAFAGIGGMLFPLCLVLINLRTRTHEGSVALSSFVQSFGYALGALGPLLLGVLHEASGGWTIPLLFLLGTALTLTICGIVVSKRRMLEDEWHN; via the coding sequence GTGACGCCCCCTAGGGGCGGCGGACGCGACGGCGGCGCCGCGGCCGACCTCGGCGGCACCGTGCGTCCGCTCTGGCGAGGCCGCGTGCTCGCGCTCCTCGCCATCGTGTTCGTGGCGCTGAACCTGCGAACCGCGGTGGCAGCGCTCTCGCCCATCTTCGAGGAGATCTCGGCCGACATCCCGCTCACGAGCGTGGGCATCGGTCTGCTCGGTATGCTGCCGCCGATCTGCTTCGCGGTGGTGGGCCTGTTCGCCCCGGCGCTGCACCGCCGCTTCGGTCTCGAGCGGGTGGTGATCGGCGCACTGACAGCGATCCTCCTGGGCCAGCTCGCCCGCGGGGCGTCCGGATCGTACCTCGTGCTCGCTCTGGCGAGCACACTCACCTTCGCCGGAATGGGCGTGGCGAACGTGCTGCTGCCCCCGCTCGTGAAGCGCTACTTCCCCGACCGCATCGGGCTCCTCACCTCGCTCTACGCGACCGCACTGGCGATCGGCGCGTCGGCTCCAGCCCTGGTCGCCGTGCAGGTCAGCGACTCCGCAGGGTGGCGCATCGCGGTGGGCATGTGGTCGGTGCTGGCCGTGCTCGCCCTGCTACCACTCGTGCTGCTGAGTGTTCGTGAAGGGCGCGCGCGGCGCGCGGGGAGCGACGGACCGGCCGCGGCGGATGCTCCCGACGCAGCCACCTTCGGCCGGGTCTGGCGCTCGCCCATCGCCTGGTCGTTGATGCTGGTCTTCGCGGTCACCGCCCTGAACTCCTATGCGTTATTCGCCTGGCTGCCCGAGATCCTGCTCGACGTCTCGAGCGTCAGCCAGGAGCAATCGGGCGCCCTGTTGTCGCTCTTCGCCGTGATGGGTCTCCCGGCGGCGCTGCTCGTTCCGATCCTGGCGGTGCGGATGCGCAACGTCTTCCCATTGGTCGGCGCCGGGGTCGTCTTCTACATCGTGGGGTACGGCGGTCTGCTGCTCGTGCCCGACACCGGCACCTGGGTCTGGGTCGCGTTCGCCGGCATCGGCGGGATGCTCTTCCCGCTCTGCCTGGTGTTGATCAACCTGCGCACCCGCACCCACGAGGGCTCCGTGGCGCTGAGCTCCTTCGTGCAGAGCTTCGGCTACGCGCTGGGGGCGCTCGGGCCGCTCCTTCTCGGAGTGCTGCACGAGGCATCCGGCGGCTGGACGATTCCTCTGCTCTTCCTGCTCGGAACCGCCCTCACCCTGACGATCTGCGGCATTGTGGTCTCGAAACGCCGGATGCTCGAAGACGAGTGGCACAATTGA
- the deoC gene encoding deoxyribose-phosphate aldolase, with product MTIERAVSPAQRAIQVLGDDLTETTLKRYLEGIPGIDAVGLEQRAAGLGTRSIKTTSKAWALDKIIELIDLTTLEGADTPGKVRSLVAKALLPDPSDLSTPRVAAVCVYGDMVPYAVEALGAAHSAGTDEGVNVAAVATAFPSGRASLAVKLADTSDAVAAGADEIDMVIDRGAFLSGRFGQVFDEIVAVKEACRRADGSFAHLKVILETGELNTYDNVRRASWLAILAGGDFIKTSTGKVAPAATLPVTLSMLEVVRDWHRLTGEKIGVKPAGGIRSSKDAIKYVVTVAETVGEEWLQPHLFRFGASSLLNDVLLQRQKMKTGHYSGADYVTID from the coding sequence GTGACGATAGAACGAGCGGTCAGTCCCGCCCAGCGTGCCATCCAGGTGCTGGGGGACGACCTCACCGAAACAACACTGAAGCGCTACCTCGAAGGCATCCCCGGCATCGACGCCGTGGGCCTCGAGCAGCGGGCCGCCGGTCTCGGCACCCGGTCGATCAAGACCACGTCGAAGGCCTGGGCCCTCGACAAGATCATCGAGCTGATCGACCTCACCACGCTCGAGGGTGCTGACACCCCCGGCAAGGTGCGGTCGCTGGTGGCCAAGGCGCTGCTGCCCGACCCCTCCGACCTCAGCACCCCCCGGGTCGCGGCGGTCTGCGTGTACGGCGACATGGTGCCCTATGCCGTGGAGGCGCTCGGCGCCGCCCACTCGGCCGGAACCGACGAGGGCGTCAACGTGGCCGCCGTCGCCACCGCTTTCCCCTCCGGTCGCGCGTCACTCGCCGTGAAGCTCGCCGACACCTCGGATGCGGTGGCTGCGGGCGCGGACGAGATCGACATGGTGATCGACCGAGGAGCGTTCCTTTCCGGCCGGTTCGGCCAGGTCTTCGACGAGATCGTGGCCGTCAAGGAGGCGTGCCGCCGCGCCGACGGCTCCTTCGCGCACCTCAAGGTCATCCTCGAGACCGGCGAGCTCAACACCTACGACAACGTGCGCCGGGCCTCGTGGCTGGCCATCTTGGCCGGCGGCGACTTCATCAAGACGTCGACCGGCAAGGTCGCCCCCGCGGCCACACTGCCGGTGACTCTCTCGATGCTCGAAGTGGTGCGCGACTGGCACCGCCTCACCGGCGAGAAGATCGGCGTGAAGCCGGCCGGCGGCATCCGTTCGTCGAAAGACGCGATCAAGTACGTGGTGACCGTGGCCGAGACCGTCGGAGAGGAATGGCTGCAGCCGCACCTGTTCCGCTTCGGTGCGTCGAGCCTGCTGAACGATGTCTTGCTGCAGCGGCAGAAGATGAAGACCGGGCACTACTCCGGCGCCGACTACGTGACGATCGACTAG
- a CDS encoding aldehyde dehydrogenase family protein encodes MTFLEYAPAPESTAILNLKPEYGLFIGNEFVAAEGESFATISPATEKEIARVANASSADVDRAVAAARRAYDKTWSKMSGRDRGKYLFRIARLVQERARELAVAESLDNGKPIKESRDVDVPLVAAWFFYYAGWADKLDYAGLGGNPRSLGVAAQVIPWNFPLLMLAWKIAPALAAGNTVVLKPAETTPLTALIFAEIVQQAELPPGVVNIITGAGETGRALVNHPDVDKVAFTGSTDVGRQIARSTAGSGKKVTLELGGKAANIVFDDAPIDQAVEGIVNGIFFNQGHVCCAGSRLLVQENIHEDVVERLKSRLSTLRLGDPLDKNTDIGAINSAEQLQRIRELSDIGEAEGAERWTAECAIPENGFWFAPTIFDNVSTSSRIAREEIFGPVLSVLTFRTPAEAIAKANNTPYGLSAGIWSDKGSRILAVADKLRAGVIWANTFNRFDPASPFGGYKESGYGREGGRHGLAAYLKGAK; translated from the coding sequence ATGACATTCCTCGAATACGCGCCGGCGCCCGAGTCGACGGCCATTCTGAACCTCAAGCCCGAATACGGGCTCTTCATCGGCAACGAGTTCGTGGCGGCCGAGGGGGAGTCGTTCGCCACCATCTCGCCGGCCACGGAGAAGGAGATCGCCCGCGTCGCGAACGCGAGTTCCGCCGACGTCGACCGCGCTGTGGCGGCCGCACGTCGGGCCTACGACAAGACCTGGTCGAAGATGTCGGGTCGTGACCGCGGCAAGTACCTGTTCCGGATCGCCCGCCTCGTGCAGGAGCGAGCCCGTGAACTGGCGGTCGCGGAATCGCTCGACAACGGCAAGCCGATCAAGGAGAGCCGCGACGTCGACGTGCCGCTCGTGGCCGCGTGGTTCTTCTACTACGCCGGCTGGGCCGACAAGCTCGACTACGCGGGCCTCGGCGGAAACCCGCGCTCGCTCGGGGTGGCCGCGCAGGTCATCCCGTGGAACTTCCCGCTGCTGATGCTGGCCTGGAAGATCGCGCCCGCGCTGGCGGCCGGCAACACGGTGGTGCTGAAGCCCGCCGAGACCACTCCGCTGACCGCACTGATCTTCGCCGAGATCGTGCAGCAGGCCGAACTGCCGCCGGGCGTCGTGAACATCATCACCGGCGCCGGCGAGACGGGCCGCGCGCTCGTCAACCACCCGGATGTCGACAAGGTCGCCTTCACAGGATCGACCGACGTCGGCCGTCAGATCGCCCGCTCCACCGCGGGGTCGGGCAAGAAGGTGACGCTCGAGCTCGGCGGCAAGGCGGCGAACATCGTCTTCGACGACGCGCCGATCGATCAGGCCGTCGAAGGCATCGTCAACGGCATCTTCTTCAACCAGGGGCACGTCTGCTGCGCCGGATCGCGTCTGCTCGTGCAGGAGAACATCCACGAAGACGTCGTCGAGCGGTTGAAGAGCCGGCTGTCGACGCTGCGCCTCGGTGATCCGCTCGACAAGAACACCGACATCGGGGCGATCAACAGCGCCGAGCAGTTGCAGCGCATCCGCGAGCTCTCCGACATCGGTGAGGCCGAAGGCGCCGAGCGCTGGACGGCGGAGTGCGCCATTCCGGAGAACGGGTTCTGGTTCGCGCCGACGATCTTCGACAACGTTTCGACCAGCTCCCGCATCGCGCGCGAGGAGATCTTCGGACCGGTGCTCTCGGTGCTCACCTTCCGCACCCCGGCCGAAGCCATCGCTAAGGCCAACAACACGCCCTACGGCCTGTCGGCAGGCATCTGGAGCGACAAGGGCAGCCGCATCCTGGCTGTGGCCGACAAGCTGCGTGCCGGCGTGATCTGGGCGAACACCTTCAACCGCTTCGACCCGGCGTCGCCGTTCGGCGGTTACAAGGAGTCGGGCTACGGCCGCGAAGGCGGCCGGCACGGCCTCGCCGCATACCTGAAGGGCGCGAAATGA
- a CDS encoding aldehyde dehydrogenase family protein — protein sequence MTHIAVPKTYKLFIGGAFPRSESGRTYEVATPKGVFLANASKASRKDARDAIVAARGAVSGWAGATAYNRGQVLYRVAEVLEGRRAQFEDEIVRQEGVSASVARAQVDEAIDRWVWYAGWTDKYTQVAGNANPVAGPYFNLTVPEPTGVVAIIAPQDSSLLGLVSAVAPALVSGNAVVVVASEAFPLSAITLAEVLATSDLPKGVVNVLTGSPAEIAPWLATHADVNALDLVGAGALDWIDLEIAAADTLKRVYPPENGPDAASPALSRITAFTETKTVWHTKALI from the coding sequence ATGACGCACATCGCTGTTCCGAAGACCTACAAGCTGTTCATCGGCGGCGCGTTCCCGCGCAGCGAATCGGGTCGCACCTACGAGGTCGCGACGCCGAAAGGTGTCTTCCTGGCCAACGCCTCGAAGGCGTCGCGGAAGGACGCGCGCGATGCGATCGTGGCCGCGCGCGGCGCCGTCTCCGGTTGGGCCGGTGCCACTGCGTACAACCGCGGCCAGGTGCTCTACCGGGTGGCCGAGGTGCTCGAGGGCCGTCGCGCCCAGTTCGAAGACGAGATCGTGCGTCAGGAAGGCGTGTCCGCATCCGTCGCCCGCGCCCAGGTCGACGAGGCGATCGACCGCTGGGTCTGGTACGCCGGGTGGACCGACAAGTACACCCAGGTCGCCGGCAACGCGAACCCGGTGGCCGGGCCGTATTTCAACCTGACCGTGCCGGAGCCCACCGGCGTCGTGGCGATCATCGCCCCGCAGGATTCCTCGTTGCTCGGTCTCGTGAGCGCCGTGGCGCCCGCGCTGGTCTCCGGCAACGCGGTGGTCGTGGTGGCGAGCGAGGCCTTCCCGCTCTCGGCCATCACGCTCGCCGAGGTGCTCGCCACGAGCGACCTGCCGAAGGGCGTGGTGAACGTGCTGACCGGGTCGCCGGCCGAGATCGCGCCCTGGCTCGCCACGCACGCCGACGTGAACGCGCTCGATCTCGTGGGCGCCGGTGCGCTCGACTGGATCGACCTCGAGATCGCCGCGGCCGACACCTTGAAGCGGGTGTATCCGCCCGAGAACGGCCCGGATGCGGCGTCACCCGCTCTCTCGCGCATCACGGCTTTCACGGAGACGAAGACCGTCTGGCACACGAAGGCGCTGATCTAA
- a CDS encoding SDR family oxidoreductase produces MEPARRALVTGATGYIGGRLVPRLLDAGFTVRVLVRNPDKLRDVPWADRVEIVEGDLGDPASLERACVDVQVFYYLVHSMGGRQDFEETERESAQNVATAVAAAGVSRVVYLGGLHPDEGELSPHLRSRVQVGRILLDSGVPTAALQAGVVIGSGSTSFEMIRHLTEVLPYMPAPKWVRNFIQPIAVRDVLHYLVHAADLPPEVNRTFDIGGPDVLRYGQMMNGYALEAGLKQRPIAALPVLTPWLASQWVNLVTPIPRALAMPIIASLQFDCVTHEHDIRSYIDDPEGGLTPYRRAVRLALEKTKGGAVETSWQGAFVDGSVSDPLPSDPDWAGHTVYLDVKKRRTAARVDDLWKVIEGIGGQNGWYSFPLAWAVRGWMDKLVGGVGLRRGRRSATELHTGDALDFWRVEQIDRGSFLRLRAEMRVPGRAWLEMRASATDDGGSVYDQRAVFFPRGLGGRLYWFAILPFHGVIFNGMANRITATALATGEAEKVSG; encoded by the coding sequence ATGGAACCCGCACGTAGAGCACTCGTCACCGGCGCCACTGGATACATCGGCGGACGACTCGTGCCGCGGCTGCTGGACGCGGGATTCACGGTGCGTGTGCTGGTGCGCAATCCTGACAAGTTGCGCGACGTTCCCTGGGCCGACCGGGTGGAGATCGTCGAGGGCGACCTCGGTGATCCCGCGTCGCTCGAACGCGCCTGCGTCGACGTGCAGGTGTTCTACTACCTCGTGCACTCGATGGGCGGTCGTCAGGACTTCGAGGAGACCGAGCGCGAGTCGGCGCAGAACGTCGCCACGGCCGTCGCCGCTGCGGGCGTCTCACGGGTCGTCTACCTCGGCGGCCTGCACCCCGACGAGGGCGAGCTCTCGCCGCACCTGCGTTCGCGGGTGCAGGTCGGGCGCATCCTGCTCGACTCCGGCGTGCCGACGGCGGCTCTGCAGGCGGGTGTGGTGATCGGATCGGGGTCGACCTCGTTCGAGATGATCCGTCACCTCACCGAAGTTCTGCCCTACATGCCGGCACCGAAGTGGGTGCGCAACTTCATCCAGCCGATCGCCGTGCGCGACGTGCTCCACTACCTCGTGCACGCGGCCGACCTGCCTCCCGAGGTGAACCGCACCTTCGACATCGGTGGGCCCGACGTGCTGCGCTACGGACAGATGATGAACGGCTACGCACTCGAGGCCGGGCTCAAGCAGCGACCGATCGCCGCCCTGCCCGTGCTGACGCCGTGGCTCGCCTCGCAATGGGTGAACCTCGTCACCCCGATCCCTCGGGCACTCGCGATGCCGATCATCGCGTCGCTGCAATTCGACTGCGTCACGCACGAGCACGACATCCGCTCGTACATCGACGATCCGGAGGGCGGGCTCACCCCGTACCGCCGTGCGGTGCGCCTGGCCCTCGAGAAGACCAAGGGTGGCGCGGTGGAGACCAGCTGGCAGGGCGCTTTCGTCGACGGCTCGGTGAGCGATCCGCTGCCGAGCGACCCCGACTGGGCCGGCCACACCGTCTACCTCGATGTGAAGAAGCGCCGGACCGCCGCGCGCGTCGACGACCTGTGGAAGGTGATCGAGGGCATCGGCGGCCAGAACGGGTGGTACTCCTTCCCCCTGGCCTGGGCGGTGCGCGGCTGGATGGACAAGCTCGTCGGCGGCGTCGGCCTCCGCCGCGGACGGCGCAGCGCGACCGAGCTGCACACCGGCGACGCACTCGATTTCTGGCGCGTCGAGCAGATCGATCGCGGCTCGTTCCTCCGACTGCGCGCCGAGATGCGCGTGCCCGGTCGCGCCTGGCTCGAGATGCGTGCGAGCGCGACGGATGACGGTGGCTCGGTCTACGATCAGCGGGCGGTCTTCTTTCCGCGCGGGCTCGGCGGGCGACTCTACTGGTTCGCCATCCTCCCGTTCCACGGTGTGATCTTCAACGGCATGGCGAACCGCATCACGGCCACGGCGCTGGCGACGGGCGAGGCCGAGAAGGTGAGCGGGTAA
- a CDS encoding GDSL-type esterase/lipase family protein yields the protein MTSGKAKTVFVGDSLTEGGRWQEWFPEVEAVNLGIAADTTEGLIDRLDEVAAHDPDTVVLLIGTNDVANRRAVEQVVRNIETILVNLRQALPDARILVQSVLPRGREYAEFVKEINRHVWQFAATVKAHYLDLWPVMALDDGELNPEYTTDRLHLNDAGYEAWLSELIPALERVHDLPPSSRPIRLPELGKVDQ from the coding sequence ATGACGTCCGGAAAAGCGAAGACGGTGTTCGTCGGTGACTCTCTCACCGAGGGCGGCCGCTGGCAGGAATGGTTCCCCGAGGTCGAGGCGGTCAATCTCGGCATCGCGGCCGACACCACCGAGGGGCTGATCGACCGGCTCGACGAGGTGGCCGCGCACGACCCCGACACCGTGGTGCTGCTCATCGGCACCAACGACGTGGCCAATCGGCGTGCGGTGGAGCAGGTGGTGCGCAACATCGAGACCATCCTGGTGAACCTGCGCCAGGCCCTGCCGGATGCGCGCATCCTGGTGCAGTCGGTGTTGCCGCGCGGCCGGGAGTACGCCGAGTTCGTGAAGGAGATCAACCGCCACGTGTGGCAGTTCGCCGCCACCGTGAAGGCGCACTATCTCGACCTCTGGCCGGTGATGGCGCTCGACGACGGCGAATTGAACCCCGAGTACACCACCGACCGCCTGCACTTGAACGACGCCGGCTACGAGGCCTGGCTCTCCGAACTGATTCCGGCGCTCGAGCGCGTGCACGATCTGCCGCCGTCGAGCCGTCCGATCCGCCTGCCGGAGCTCGGCAAGGTCGACCAGTAG
- a CDS encoding M20/M25/M40 family metallo-hydrolase, which produces MTRDDSRNEAALSRLRELIRIRTVSPLDSAAPDWSPFEAFADTLERLYPAIHRVLDREVVAGHTLLYRWAGREPGPASVLMAHYDVVPATDEGWTHPPFAAEVTGSGADRVLWGRGTLDNKGSATTILEAAESAAAAGFTPQYDLYLLFGHDEETAGTGAEAVVALLQERGVTVGFVLDEGGAVVDRLFPTVDVPIAVVGVSEKGTTSFTLTVEQQGGHASTPPRLTATARLARAIVRLTDRPFRARMNDVTERMIASVGAHGRHPLKFVFTNVRVFRPLLVAVFLRMSDETAAIVRTTVAVTQLSAGLAANALAERAQAVLNVRIAIGSTVGETRRHLERAIADPLVRVEIVSANDPAPVSLMEGPVWNLLAESITAAYPTAVVTPYVQTGATDSRQFSRVSRTVYRFSPFEMSADERGTLHAKNERMHVQTFFTGIRFYDGLIARL; this is translated from the coding sequence GTGACCCGCGACGACTCCCGAAACGAAGCGGCCCTCTCCCGGCTGCGCGAGCTGATCCGCATCCGCACCGTCTCGCCCCTGGATTCAGCCGCCCCGGACTGGTCGCCGTTCGAGGCCTTCGCAGACACTCTCGAGCGCCTCTACCCCGCGATCCATCGCGTGCTCGACCGAGAGGTCGTCGCCGGGCACACCCTGCTCTACCGGTGGGCGGGCCGGGAGCCCGGGCCGGCATCCGTTCTCATGGCGCACTACGACGTGGTGCCCGCGACCGACGAGGGCTGGACGCATCCGCCGTTCGCCGCCGAGGTCACCGGGAGCGGCGCCGATCGCGTGCTCTGGGGGCGAGGCACGCTCGACAACAAGGGGTCGGCCACCACCATCCTCGAGGCCGCGGAGTCCGCCGCCGCTGCCGGCTTCACCCCGCAGTACGACCTCTACCTGCTGTTCGGACACGACGAGGAGACCGCGGGCACCGGCGCCGAGGCGGTGGTCGCGCTGCTGCAGGAGCGCGGGGTGACGGTGGGCTTCGTGCTCGACGAGGGCGGCGCCGTCGTCGACCGTCTCTTCCCCACCGTCGACGTGCCGATCGCGGTCGTGGGCGTGAGCGAGAAAGGCACCACGAGCTTCACCCTCACCGTGGAGCAGCAGGGCGGGCACGCGTCGACGCCGCCGCGACTGACGGCGACCGCGCGGCTCGCTCGCGCGATCGTGCGGCTGACCGACCGGCCGTTCCGGGCGCGGATGAACGACGTGACCGAACGGATGATCGCCTCTGTCGGCGCGCACGGCCGCCATCCGCTCAAATTCGTCTTCACCAACGTGCGCGTGTTCCGGCCGCTCCTGGTCGCCGTCTTCCTGCGGATGAGCGACGAGACCGCCGCCATCGTGCGCACCACCGTTGCGGTCACGCAGCTCTCCGCCGGCCTCGCCGCGAATGCTCTGGCCGAGCGGGCGCAGGCCGTGCTGAATGTGCGGATCGCGATCGGCTCGACGGTCGGCGAGACCCGCCGTCATCTCGAACGCGCCATCGCCGACCCCCTGGTGCGGGTCGAGATCGTGAGCGCCAACGACCCCGCCCCGGTCTCGCTGATGGAGGGTCCGGTCTGGAATCTGCTCGCGGAGTCGATCACCGCGGCCTACCCCACGGCGGTCGTCACGCCGTACGTGCAGACCGGTGCCACCGACTCCCGCCAGTTCTCCCGGGTCAGCCGTACGGTCTACCGGTTCAGCCCCTTCGAGATGTCGGCCGACGAGCGCGGCACGTTGCATGCGAAGAACGAGCGGATGCACGTGCAGACATTCTTCACCGGCATCCGCTTCTACGACGGCCTGATCGCCCGCCTCTGA
- a CDS encoding carbohydrate kinase family protein — translation MTDHDRGAPHVVVFGDVIDDVIVTPSGDIRPDTDTSARIERHAGGSAANAAAWFGHLGGRVDFTGHVNATDVGRHELLLQQHGVTPHLTGVELPTGAIVVILQSDRTRTMLTERGANALTSPADVDRALFRPGGHLHFTGYSVFSDGTPDAVTTFAALVQEARAAGLSVSVNPGSAGFIAEHGAEGLLAATAGATVVLPNLDEGRALTGADDPDEVVTALLERHEILALTLGRAGALVASRGSDSSVRVRVAAVPVTPVDTTGAGDAFGAGFVHSLLRSGPVTADAMDAARLEAAAQAGVACAAVAVTQLGARPPLSERIP, via the coding sequence ATGACTGACCACGACCGCGGAGCCCCGCACGTCGTCGTCTTCGGCGACGTGATCGACGACGTGATCGTGACTCCCTCGGGCGACATCCGGCCCGATACCGACACCTCGGCCCGCATCGAGCGGCACGCCGGCGGATCGGCGGCGAATGCCGCGGCCTGGTTCGGGCACCTCGGCGGTCGGGTCGATTTCACCGGGCACGTGAACGCAACCGACGTCGGCCGCCACGAGCTGCTGCTGCAGCAGCACGGCGTCACCCCGCACCTCACCGGCGTCGAACTGCCCACCGGCGCGATCGTCGTCATCCTGCAATCCGATCGCACCCGCACCATGCTCACCGAGCGCGGTGCGAACGCGCTCACCTCACCGGCCGACGTCGATCGCGCGCTGTTCCGGCCGGGTGGTCACCTCCACTTCACCGGGTACTCCGTCTTCAGCGACGGAACACCGGATGCGGTCACCACCTTCGCCGCACTGGTGCAGGAGGCGCGCGCCGCGGGCCTCTCGGTGTCGGTGAACCCCGGATCGGCGGGCTTCATCGCCGAACACGGCGCCGAAGGCCTCCTCGCCGCCACCGCCGGCGCGACCGTCGTGCTGCCGAACCTCGACGAGGGGCGCGCGCTCACCGGCGCCGACGACCCCGACGAGGTGGTGACCGCTCTGCTCGAGCGGCACGAGATCCTGGCGCTGACCCTCGGCCGTGCCGGCGCCCTCGTCGCGAGCCGCGGCTCTGACAGCTCAGTGCGGGTGCGCGTGGCGGCGGTGCCGGTCACGCCCGTCGACACCACCGGCGCCGGAGACGCATTCGGAGCCGGTTTCGTGCACTCGCTGCTGCGCTCCGGACCGGTCACGGCCGACGCCATGGATGCCGCGCGGCTCGAGGCGGCCGCGCAGGCAGGCGTCGCGTGCGCGGCGGTGGCCGTCACCCAGCTCGGCGCCCGGCCGCCGCTTTCCGAGAGGATCCCGTGA